A section of the Harmonia axyridis chromosome 2, icHarAxyr1.1, whole genome shotgun sequence genome encodes:
- the LOC123672866 gene encoding sphingomyelin phosphodiesterase-like isoform X1, which translates to MAKATYSVLLITLGFISSIHGGPVVVSYKDHGKDKYTDNWDYRVKQNNVPVLNNTGKIHKIPPKVYDTSRLLWELENDKKTNLPLFVDKALKLLNLKQVAFEIENSVLSRVSCSACKAGAGLLQHYTRTGKSEKEIKKTIYQFCVNLKIQTPRVCEGITELFAGEVLYVLGRVTIGPDEICSFVIGDACGDVYNPLHEWNVMFPPVPKPEVVEPKIPEANAPSFKVLHLSDTHFDPYYMEGSNANCAEPLCCRFTNGLAPSKEEAAGKWGDYRKCDTPKITVDNMLQHIQETHPDIDYILWTGDLPPHDIWNQTKEENLKIIKETVKQMYAMFPNIPIFPALGNHESAPVNSFPPPFLDAPNISIAWLYDELDVQWRKWLPSSVSNTVRRGAFYSVLVRPGFRLISLNMNYCNNKDWWLLLNSTDPANELQWFVYELQSAEFNGEKVHVIGHIPPGHSDCLKVWSRNYYDIISRYESTITAQFFGHTHYDEFEVFYDHKDLSRANSIAYVGPSVSPYYDLNPGYRVYYVDGDHDHTTRGVIDHETWTMNLREANLYGYPIWFKLYSARQAFGMESLRPSDWDELVMKMSNDPKLFELFYKYYYKASPVRPTCDTSCKKKILCDLKSGRSHDKKNLCEGIESRIDATSNVGWKEWIYNTISVSMSVLWSIPRYTIQLPKYVLGLG; encoded by the exons ATGGCGAAGGCAACTTATTCTGTGTTACTCATAACATTGGGATTTATCTCATCTATTCACG GTGGACCAGTAGTAGTCAGTTACAAAGATCATGGAAAGGACAAGTATACAGATAATTGGGATTACAGAGTGAAGCAGAACAATGTACCTGTCTTGAATAACACTgggaaaattcataaaataccaCCTAAAGTATACGACACT AGCAGGCTTCTATGGGAACTCgaaaatgacaaaaaaactaaTTTGCCGCTGTTTGTGGACAAAGCCTTGAAACTACTCAATTTGAAGCAGGTGGCTTTTGAGATAGAAAATTCTGTATTATCCCGAGTATCCTGTTCAGCATGTAAAGCAG GTGCTGGATTGTTACAGCATTATACAAGAACCGGTAAATCAGAAAAGGAAATCAAGAAAACAATCTACCAATTTTGTGTTAACCTAAAAATTCAAACTCCAAGAGTTTGTGAAGGCATCACAGAACTTTTCGCTGGAGAAGTGTTATACGTGCTTGGCAGAGTTACCATAG GACCTGACGAAATATGCAGTTTCGTAATTGGAGATGCATGTGGGGATGTTTACAATCCTCTACATGAATGGAACGTGATGTTTCCTCCAGTTCCTAAACCAGAAGTTGTTGAACCTAAAATACCAGAG GCGAACGCTCCTTCCTTCAAGGTTCTACATCTTTCCGATACTCATTTTGATCCTTACTACATGGAAGGTAGTAATGCAAATTGCGCAGAACCATTATGTTGTAGATTTACCAATGGTTTAGCGCCTTCGAAAGAAGAGGCAGCAGGAAA ATGGGGTGATTATAGAAAATGTGATACACCAAAAATAACGGTTGATAATATGTTACAACATATTCAAGAAACTCATCCA GATATCGATTACATACTATGGACTGGGGATTTACCTCCTCACGATATATGGAATCAAACGAAAGaagagaatttgaaaattataaaggAAACAGTCAAACAAATGTATGCGATGTTCCCAAATATTCCTATCTTCCCGGCACTTGGAAATCACGAATCTGCCCCAGTAAACAG ttttccTCCTCCATTCCTAGATGCCCCAAACATTTCAATAGCATGGCTATACGATGAATTGGATGTGCAGTGGCGTAAATGGTTACCTAGTTCGGTTAGTAACACAGTCAGGAGAGGAGCATTTTATTCAGTGTTAGTAAGACCTGGATTCAGACTAATTTCTTTGAAtatgaattattgcaataacaAAGATTG GTGGCTTCTACTAAATAGTACCGACCCAGCAAATGAACTCCAATGGTTCGTCTATGAGCTCCAATCTGCTGAATTCAACGGAGAAAAAGTCCATGTTATTGGACACATTCCACCAGGTCATTCCGATTGCTTGAAGGTGTGGTCGAGAAATTACTATGACATAATAAGCAGATATGAATCCACTATTACTGCCCAGTTTTTTGGTCATACACACTACGACGAGTTCGAAGTGTTTTACGATCATAAAGATTTAA GTAGAGCCAACAGCATTGCTTATGTTGGGCCTTCGGTGTCGCCATATTATGACTTGAATCCAGGATACAGGGTATATTACGTCGATGGAGACCATGACCATACAACTAGg GGAGTTATTGACCACGAAACATGGACAATGAATTTGAGAGAAGCAAACTTATATGGCTATCCCATATGGTTCAAGTTGTATAGTGCCAGACAAGCTTTTGGAATGGAGAGTTTGAGGCCCTCAGATTGGGATGAATTGGTTATGAAAATGAGTAACGATCCTAAGCTTTTCGAACTTTTCTACAA ATACTATTACAAAGCTAGTCCTGTGAGACCCACTTGTGACACGTCTTGTAAGAAGAAAATTTTGTGTGATTTGAAATCCGGCAGATCACACGATAAAAAGAATTTATGCGAAGGTATAGAATCAAGAATAGATGCTACCTCAAATGTAGGCTGGAAAGAATGGATTTATAATACGATATCCGTTTC gatgtCTGTCCTATGGTCTATTCCACGATATACTATACAACTGCCCAAATACGTTCTGGGGTTaggataa
- the LOC123672866 gene encoding sphingomyelin phosphodiesterase-like isoform X2, with protein sequence MAKATYSVLLITLGFISSIHGGPVVVSYKDHGKDKYTDNWDYRVKQNNVPVLNNTGKIHKIPPKVYDTSRLLWELENDKKTNLPLFVDKALKLLNLKQVAFEIENSVLSRVSCSACKAGAGLLQHYTRTGKSEKEIKKTIYQFCVNLKIQTPRVCEGITELFAGEVLYVLGRVTIGPDEICSFVIGDACGDVYNPLHEWNVMFPPVPKPEVVEPKIPEANAPSFKVLHLSDTHFDPYYMEGSNANCAEPLCCRFTNGLAPSKEEAAGKWGDYRKCDTPKITVDNMLQHIQETHPDIDYILWTGDLPPHDIWNQTKEENLKIIKETVKQMYAMFPNIPIFPALGNHESAPVNSFPPPFLDAPNISIAWLYDELDVQWRKWLPSSVSNTVRRGAFYSVLVRPGFRLISLNMNYCNNKDWWLLLNSTDPANELQWFVYELQSAEFNGEKVHVIGHIPPGHSDCLKVWSRNYYDIISRYESTITAQFFGHTHYDEFEVFYDHKDLSRANSIAYVGPSVSPYYDLNPGYRVYYVDGDHDHTTRGVIDHETWTMNLREANLYGYPIWFKLYSARQAFGMESLRPSDWDELVMKMSNDPKLFELFYKYYYKASPVRPTCDTSCKKKILCDLKSGRSHDKKNLCEGIESRIDATSNVGWKEWIYNTISVSRFIPNSLKRVFSGK encoded by the exons ATGGCGAAGGCAACTTATTCTGTGTTACTCATAACATTGGGATTTATCTCATCTATTCACG GTGGACCAGTAGTAGTCAGTTACAAAGATCATGGAAAGGACAAGTATACAGATAATTGGGATTACAGAGTGAAGCAGAACAATGTACCTGTCTTGAATAACACTgggaaaattcataaaataccaCCTAAAGTATACGACACT AGCAGGCTTCTATGGGAACTCgaaaatgacaaaaaaactaaTTTGCCGCTGTTTGTGGACAAAGCCTTGAAACTACTCAATTTGAAGCAGGTGGCTTTTGAGATAGAAAATTCTGTATTATCCCGAGTATCCTGTTCAGCATGTAAAGCAG GTGCTGGATTGTTACAGCATTATACAAGAACCGGTAAATCAGAAAAGGAAATCAAGAAAACAATCTACCAATTTTGTGTTAACCTAAAAATTCAAACTCCAAGAGTTTGTGAAGGCATCACAGAACTTTTCGCTGGAGAAGTGTTATACGTGCTTGGCAGAGTTACCATAG GACCTGACGAAATATGCAGTTTCGTAATTGGAGATGCATGTGGGGATGTTTACAATCCTCTACATGAATGGAACGTGATGTTTCCTCCAGTTCCTAAACCAGAAGTTGTTGAACCTAAAATACCAGAG GCGAACGCTCCTTCCTTCAAGGTTCTACATCTTTCCGATACTCATTTTGATCCTTACTACATGGAAGGTAGTAATGCAAATTGCGCAGAACCATTATGTTGTAGATTTACCAATGGTTTAGCGCCTTCGAAAGAAGAGGCAGCAGGAAA ATGGGGTGATTATAGAAAATGTGATACACCAAAAATAACGGTTGATAATATGTTACAACATATTCAAGAAACTCATCCA GATATCGATTACATACTATGGACTGGGGATTTACCTCCTCACGATATATGGAATCAAACGAAAGaagagaatttgaaaattataaaggAAACAGTCAAACAAATGTATGCGATGTTCCCAAATATTCCTATCTTCCCGGCACTTGGAAATCACGAATCTGCCCCAGTAAACAG ttttccTCCTCCATTCCTAGATGCCCCAAACATTTCAATAGCATGGCTATACGATGAATTGGATGTGCAGTGGCGTAAATGGTTACCTAGTTCGGTTAGTAACACAGTCAGGAGAGGAGCATTTTATTCAGTGTTAGTAAGACCTGGATTCAGACTAATTTCTTTGAAtatgaattattgcaataacaAAGATTG GTGGCTTCTACTAAATAGTACCGACCCAGCAAATGAACTCCAATGGTTCGTCTATGAGCTCCAATCTGCTGAATTCAACGGAGAAAAAGTCCATGTTATTGGACACATTCCACCAGGTCATTCCGATTGCTTGAAGGTGTGGTCGAGAAATTACTATGACATAATAAGCAGATATGAATCCACTATTACTGCCCAGTTTTTTGGTCATACACACTACGACGAGTTCGAAGTGTTTTACGATCATAAAGATTTAA GTAGAGCCAACAGCATTGCTTATGTTGGGCCTTCGGTGTCGCCATATTATGACTTGAATCCAGGATACAGGGTATATTACGTCGATGGAGACCATGACCATACAACTAGg GGAGTTATTGACCACGAAACATGGACAATGAATTTGAGAGAAGCAAACTTATATGGCTATCCCATATGGTTCAAGTTGTATAGTGCCAGACAAGCTTTTGGAATGGAGAGTTTGAGGCCCTCAGATTGGGATGAATTGGTTATGAAAATGAGTAACGATCCTAAGCTTTTCGAACTTTTCTACAA ATACTATTACAAAGCTAGTCCTGTGAGACCCACTTGTGACACGTCTTGTAAGAAGAAAATTTTGTGTGATTTGAAATCCGGCAGATCACACGATAAAAAGAATTTATGCGAAGGTATAGAATCAAGAATAGATGCTACCTCAAATGTAGGCTGGAAAGAATGGATTTATAATACGATATCCGTTTC ccGATTCATACCTAATTCTCTCAAGAGAGTTTTTTCGGGAAAATGA
- the LOC123672866 gene encoding sphingomyelin phosphodiesterase-like isoform X3, with the protein MAKATYSVLLITLGFISSIHGGPVVVSYKDHGKDKYTDNWDYRVKQNNVPVLNNTGKIHKIPPKVYDTSRLLWELENDKKTNLPLFVDKALKLLNLKQVAFEIENSVLSRVSCSACKAGAGLLQHYTRTGKSEKEIKKTIYQFCVNLKIQTPRVCEGITELFAGEVLYVLGRVTIGPDEICSFVIGDACGDVYNPLHEWNVMFPPVPKPEVVEPKIPEANAPSFKVLHLSDTHFDPYYMEGSNANCAEPLCCRFTNGLAPSKEEAAGKWGDYRKCDTPKITVDNMLQHIQETHPDIDYILWTGDLPPHDIWNQTKEENLKIIKETVKQMYAMFPNIPIFPALGNHESAPVNSFPPPFLDAPNISIAWLYDELDVQWRKWLPSSVSNTVRRGAFYSVLVRPGFRLISLNMNYCNNKDWWLLLNSTDPANELQWFVYELQSAEFNGEKVHVIGHIPPGHSDCLKVWSRNYYDIISRYESTITAQFFGHTHYDEFEVFYDHKDLSRANSIAYVGPSVSPYYDLNPGYRVYYVDGDHDHTTRGVIDHETWTMNLREANLYGYPIWFKLYSARQAFGMESLRPSDWDELVMKMSNDPKLFELFYKYYYKASPVRPTCDTSCKKKILCDLKSGRSHDKKNLCEGIESRIDATSNVGWKEWIYNTISVSVV; encoded by the exons ATGGCGAAGGCAACTTATTCTGTGTTACTCATAACATTGGGATTTATCTCATCTATTCACG GTGGACCAGTAGTAGTCAGTTACAAAGATCATGGAAAGGACAAGTATACAGATAATTGGGATTACAGAGTGAAGCAGAACAATGTACCTGTCTTGAATAACACTgggaaaattcataaaataccaCCTAAAGTATACGACACT AGCAGGCTTCTATGGGAACTCgaaaatgacaaaaaaactaaTTTGCCGCTGTTTGTGGACAAAGCCTTGAAACTACTCAATTTGAAGCAGGTGGCTTTTGAGATAGAAAATTCTGTATTATCCCGAGTATCCTGTTCAGCATGTAAAGCAG GTGCTGGATTGTTACAGCATTATACAAGAACCGGTAAATCAGAAAAGGAAATCAAGAAAACAATCTACCAATTTTGTGTTAACCTAAAAATTCAAACTCCAAGAGTTTGTGAAGGCATCACAGAACTTTTCGCTGGAGAAGTGTTATACGTGCTTGGCAGAGTTACCATAG GACCTGACGAAATATGCAGTTTCGTAATTGGAGATGCATGTGGGGATGTTTACAATCCTCTACATGAATGGAACGTGATGTTTCCTCCAGTTCCTAAACCAGAAGTTGTTGAACCTAAAATACCAGAG GCGAACGCTCCTTCCTTCAAGGTTCTACATCTTTCCGATACTCATTTTGATCCTTACTACATGGAAGGTAGTAATGCAAATTGCGCAGAACCATTATGTTGTAGATTTACCAATGGTTTAGCGCCTTCGAAAGAAGAGGCAGCAGGAAA ATGGGGTGATTATAGAAAATGTGATACACCAAAAATAACGGTTGATAATATGTTACAACATATTCAAGAAACTCATCCA GATATCGATTACATACTATGGACTGGGGATTTACCTCCTCACGATATATGGAATCAAACGAAAGaagagaatttgaaaattataaaggAAACAGTCAAACAAATGTATGCGATGTTCCCAAATATTCCTATCTTCCCGGCACTTGGAAATCACGAATCTGCCCCAGTAAACAG ttttccTCCTCCATTCCTAGATGCCCCAAACATTTCAATAGCATGGCTATACGATGAATTGGATGTGCAGTGGCGTAAATGGTTACCTAGTTCGGTTAGTAACACAGTCAGGAGAGGAGCATTTTATTCAGTGTTAGTAAGACCTGGATTCAGACTAATTTCTTTGAAtatgaattattgcaataacaAAGATTG GTGGCTTCTACTAAATAGTACCGACCCAGCAAATGAACTCCAATGGTTCGTCTATGAGCTCCAATCTGCTGAATTCAACGGAGAAAAAGTCCATGTTATTGGACACATTCCACCAGGTCATTCCGATTGCTTGAAGGTGTGGTCGAGAAATTACTATGACATAATAAGCAGATATGAATCCACTATTACTGCCCAGTTTTTTGGTCATACACACTACGACGAGTTCGAAGTGTTTTACGATCATAAAGATTTAA GTAGAGCCAACAGCATTGCTTATGTTGGGCCTTCGGTGTCGCCATATTATGACTTGAATCCAGGATACAGGGTATATTACGTCGATGGAGACCATGACCATACAACTAGg GGAGTTATTGACCACGAAACATGGACAATGAATTTGAGAGAAGCAAACTTATATGGCTATCCCATATGGTTCAAGTTGTATAGTGCCAGACAAGCTTTTGGAATGGAGAGTTTGAGGCCCTCAGATTGGGATGAATTGGTTATGAAAATGAGTAACGATCCTAAGCTTTTCGAACTTTTCTACAA ATACTATTACAAAGCTAGTCCTGTGAGACCCACTTGTGACACGTCTTGTAAGAAGAAAATTTTGTGTGATTTGAAATCCGGCAGATCACACGATAAAAAGAATTTATGCGAAGGTATAGAATCAAGAATAGATGCTACCTCAAATGTAGGCTGGAAAGAATGGATTTATAATACGATATCCGTTTC CGTGGTGTGA
- the LOC123672871 gene encoding uncharacterized protein LOC123672871, whose translation MDSEGEEIPETTELLSQDQDESEDYSTFFLQPASCPYNIAEKVEEANVALHNASLNSEKSARVRFKEDLVSFDAQLTDDDVVSIESDHAELPFMEQQKMDQTIVFEYKTNNTNMFSIDEDCEDEIIEDIECELEGVKEKDSNKGIAEPETKVIPHEDKQIRENETPDSNTSGEFKTKNKCRKKSPKFINCKYHCIERIETELSDAIRKLSLYEKPPVCPPLKLIDRKCCTRNHKRNPTSLPKYQGLRSEYGLSIEQITRRQKIKEMIRSREEKRQELIKEYEKKREEVNEQVFCDWLKKISDRKHRVGFKEFREGLNKPPPPSRPVSSSKTSSRAVGSSKSTSESGYSSKTSSEKNTRARSGGQNVYVEVPRNVLQRGITVENLLNSFGQSKKLYITTVS comes from the coding sequence ATGGATAGCGAAGGTGAAGAAATACCAGAAACTACCGAACTTCTCAGCCAAGATCAAGATGAATCTGAAGATTATTCAACTTTTTTCCTTCAACCGGCATCTTGTCCCTACAACATCGCTGAGAAGGTTGAGGAAGCCAATGTTGCCCTTCACAACGCATCTCTAAACTCAGAAAAATCTGCTAGAGTCCGCTTCAAAGAAGATTTAGTCAGTTTCGATGCTCAGTTAACAGACGATGATGTGGTTAGTATTGAAAGCGATCATGCAGAACTTCCTTTTATGGAACAACAAAAAATGGATCAAACCATTGTTTTCGAATACAAAACCAACAACACCAATATGTTCAGTATAGATGAAGACTGCGAAGACGAGATCATTGAGGATATCGAGTGTGAACTGGAGGGTGTGAAAGAAAAAGACTCAAATAAGGGAATTGCAGAACCCGAAACTAAGGTAATTCCTCACGAAGACAAGCAAATTCGAGAGAACGAAACACCAGACTCGAATACGTCAGGAGAGTTCAAAACGAAGaataaatgtagaaaaaaatcaccaaaattCATAAACTGTAAGTACCATTGCATCGAACGAATAGAAACAGAGTTATCTGATGCAATCAGAAAATTATCATTGTACGAAAAACCTCCGGTATGTCCTCCACTAAAATTGATAGATCGTAAATGTTGTACAAGGAATCATAAAAGGAATCCTACAAGTTTACCTAAATATCAAGGTTTACGATCGGAATATGGACTTAGCATAGAGCAGATAACCAGAAGACAGAAGATTAAAGAAATGATTCGTTCGAGGGAAGAAAAAAGACAAGAATTGATCaaagaatatgagaaaaaaagggaagaagtcAACGAGCAAGTGTTCTGCGATTGGTTGAAGAAAATATCGGACAGAAAACATCGGGTTGGATTCAAGGAATTCAGGGAAGGTCTGAATAAACCACCTCCACCTTCAAGACCGGTATCTTCGTCAAAAACATCAAGCAGAGCAGTTGGAAGCTCTAAATCTACTTCCGAGTCTGGATATTCATCGAAAACTTCAAGTGAGAAGAACACTAGAGCAAGAAGTGGAGGCCAAAATGTGTACGTTGAAGTGCCCAGGAATGTTTTGCAACGGGGTATTACCGTAGAAAATCTGTTGAATAGTTTCGGGCAATCCAAAAAACTTTATATAACAACAGTTTCGTGA